TGGCTGTTGGACGGCCGAGCCAGTCGTCAGTGGTGCGGCGGCCTGGCGATCGGGCTGACCCTGGTTCTCAAACCCCTGCTCGGTCCGCTGTTGTTGCTGCCGCTGCTGAACCGCCAGTGGCGGGCTCTGGTGGCCGCCGTCGTCGTTCCCGTCGTCGTCAACGTGGCCGCGCTGCCGCTGGTCAGTGACCCGATGAGCTTCTTCACCCGCACGCTGCCCTACATCTTGGGCACCCGGGACTACTTCAACAGCTCGATCTTGGGCAACGGCGTCTACTTCGGGCTGCCCACCTGGCTGATCCTGTTCCTGCGGATCCTGTTCACCGCGATCACCTTCGGCGCATTGTGGCTGTTGTACCGCTACTACCGCACCGGTGACCCGCTGTTTTGGTTCACCACCTCGTCGGGTGTGCTGCTGCTGTGGTCGTGGCTGGTGATGTCGCTGGCCCAGGGCTACTACTCGATGATGCTGTTCCCGTTCCTGATGACCGTTGTGCTGCCCAACTCGGTGATCCGCAACTGGCCGGCGTGGCTGGGAGTCTACGGCTTCATGACGTTGGATCGCTGGCTGCTGTTCAACTGGATGAGATGGGGCCGCGCGCTGGAATACCTCAAGATCACCTACGGTTGGTCGTTGCTGTTGATCGTGACGTTTACCGTGCTCTATTTCCGCTATCTGGACGCCAAGGCGGACAACCGGCTGGACGGCGGTATCGATCCAGCCTGGCTGACGCCCGAGCGGGAGGGCCAGCGGTGATCGCAAGCGCGGCGAGCCGGGCGCAGCGGGTCACCGCCATCGGGACTAGCGGTGATCGCAAGCGCGGCGAGCCGGGCGCAGCGGGTCACCGCCATCGGGACTAGCGTGGACCCATGACGCGCCCAAAGCTAGAACTGTCCGACGACGAGTGGCGTCAGAAGCTCACCCCGCAGGAATTCCATGTGCTACGTCGCGCCGGGACCGAGCGGCCCTTCACCGGTGAATACACCGACACCACAACAGCGGGCATCTACCAGTGCCGGGCCTGTGGCGCCGAATTGTTCCGCAGCACCGAGAAATTCGAGTCGCATTGCGGCTGGCCGTCGTTCTTCGACCCGAAAAGCTCCGATGCGGTGACCCTGCGCCCTGACCACTCGTTGGGGATGACGCGTACCGAGGTGCTGTGCGCGAACTGCGACAGCCACCTGGGCCACGTGTTCGCCGGCGAGGGGTATCCCACGCCAACCGACAAGCGCTATTGCATCAACTCCATTTCGCTGCGCCTGGTCCCCGGTAGCGTGTAGCGCCGAGATTGACGTTTTGCAGACGCCCTCTCGCACTTTCACTGCAAAACGTCAGTCTCGGTGAAAGTCAGTCCACCCGGGTGGCGTGCACTTCCCAGAACGGGGCATGTACGCGGCCGCCCACCAGCCACGGCTTAATCGCCCGGAACCGCTCCAGCACGCACCGCACTTGATCGGCCATATCGGGATTGCGCGCGGCCATCAGCTCTAGGGCCTCGACGCTCAAGTTGACCTGGTAGGTGGTCGTCCCCAGGTAGGTGATCTCCCAACCGCCGACCGGAAGCACCTGGCGAAAATCGTCCTCGGACAACGACCGCGGCATGCTGAACCCGTTGACGTTGTGCTCGCCGAATTCGAACATGTACAGCCGTGCACCCGGCTTGCTGGCCCGGCGCAGCGCCCGCACATAGCACCTTTGCAGCTCGGGCGCGGTGCTGAAGGTGTGGTAGAAGGCGCAATCGACGACGGTGTCGAACCGGCCGTCCAGCCCGTCGAGCGTGGTGGCGTCGCCGACCTGGAAGTTCACCGACACCCCCGCCTTACGCGCGTTGTCCCGAGCCCGCTCGATGGCCGCGACCGACCCGTCGATCCCGGTGGCCGCATATCCCTTGGCGGCGTAGTAGATCGCGTGGTGCCCGGGCCCGGTGCCCGGGTCGAGCACCTCACCTCGGATCGCGCCCAACGCAACCAGCTGTTGAACCACCGGCTGGGGACCCCCGATGTCCCATGGCGTGGCGGCCGGCAACCCGTGGGCGACCCGATCATCGCGATACATCTCCTCGAACCGGGTGGGATCGGCAGGATCGAACTGGGCCGTCATGGCAGCGAGTGCACCAACTGCTCCACCGGCACTCGCGGACCGGTGAAAAACGGTGTCTCCGCGCGGGTATGGCGGCGCGCGTCGGTGGCGCGCAGCTCACGCATTAGGTCGACGATGCGGTCCAGCTCGGGCGCCTCGAACGCCAGGATCCATTCGTAGTCGCCCAGCGCGAACGCCGGCACCGTGTTGGCCCGGACGTCCTTGTATCCGCGGGCGGCCATGCCGTGTTCGGCGAGCATGCGGCGACGTTCCTCGTCGGGCAGCAAGTACCACTCGTAAGACCGCACAAACGGATAGACGCAGATGTAGGCGCCGGGCTCCTCGCCGGCCAGAAACGCCGGGATATGACTTTTGTTGAACTCCGCCGGCCGGTGCAGGCCCACACCGCTCCACACCGGCGTGCATGCCCGCCCCAGCGTGGTGGTGCGCCGGAAGTCGGCGTAGGTGGCCTGCAGGGCCTCGACACGTTCGGCGTGGGTCCAGACCATGAAATCGGCGTCGGCCCGCAGGCCCGCGACGTCGTAGAGGCCGCGCACCACAACCCCGCGCTCTTCCTGCTGTTTGAAAAACGTGGACGCGTCGTCGATGATCGCGTCACGCTGGTCACCGAGCGCACCGGGACTCACCGAGAACACTGAGAACATCAGGTAGCGCAGCGTCGCATTCAACGCGTCATAGTCAAGACGGGCCATGGCATCTATCGTGCCACCTGCGCATCTAAGGCCTCGATGACGCTGGTGACGGCCCGGCCCGCCGCGCCGACGCAGGCCGGCACGCCGATCCCGTCGAGGTAGCTGCCCGCAACGGCCAGCGTCGGTGGCAGGCCGGCGCGCAGCTCGGCGACCACATCGGCATGGCCGGGACCGTACTGCGGCATCGCCTCGATCCAGCGCCGGACCCGAACGTCGACCGGGTCGACGGCCACACCGAACACCGTGACCAAGTCGTCCGCTGCCCAGGCCAGGAGTTGGTCGTCGGAGGCCGTCAGGGCCGGTTCGTCGCCGAACCGACCGAACGACAGCCGCAACAGCGCGACGTCGCCGCGCTGACCCCATTTGCGCGACGACAATGTGATCGCCTTGGCATGCGGTGACTCGTCGCCGGCCACCAGCACGCCGGAACAGTGCGGAAACGCGGTGCCGCCGGGCACCGCCAGCGCCACCACCGCCGACGACGCGCTCACGATCTGCCGGGCGGCGGCATGTGTGCGCGGCGCGATGCCATCGACGAGGCGCGCCAACCGCGGCGCCGGAACCGCCAGGATGACGGCGTCGGCCTGCCAGCGGCCGCCGGTTTCGTCGCGCAGCACCCAGCCGCGTTCGAGCTGGACCACCCTGGCCCGCACCCAGTGCACCCGGCTGCGCCGGACGAGCCCGTCGAGCAGCACCTGATACCCGCCGTCCAGCGCGCCGAACACCGGCCCGCCGCTTCCCGGCGGCAGCGCCTGCCGGACCGCGTCGGTCACACTGGTCGCCCCGCGATCCAGGGCCGCGGCCACGCTCGGGGCGGCCGCGCGCAGCCCGATCGTCGCCGCCGAGCCCGCGTATACCCCGCTTAACAGCGGGTCCACCGACCGGGCCACGACTTGGTCGCCGAACCGGTCAGCCACCAAGTCGGCCACCGCGGGATCGCTGCCCACCTGCCAGGTGAACGGACGAGCGGCTTCGGCGTCGATCCGCGCCAGGGTTGCGTCGTCGACCAGCCCCGCCATGGAGCCCGCCGACGACGGGATCCCGACGACCGTCTGCGGCGGCAGCGGGTGCAAGCGCTGCTGGCTGTAGATGAGCGGCCGCGCGCCGGTGCTGGCGAGTTGGCGGTCCGACAGGCCCAGCTCGGCCAAAAGCGCCGGCATCTCGGGCCTACGCAGCACGAACGCCTCCGCGCCGAGGTCCATTGGCTGTCCGCCGATATGCTCGGTGCGCAATACCCCGCCGAGCCTATCGGCCGGTTCGAACAAGGTGATGGTCGCGTCATCGCCGACAGCCTGCCGCAGCCGGTACGCCGAGGTCAATCCCGAAATCCCGCCTCCTACAACACAATACGAGCGGGGAGTCATAGCGAGTGTACGAGCGAGACCAGGTCGGCCAGCACCGCGGGATCGCTTTCTGGCAGCACCCCGTGGCCGAGGTTGAAGATATGGCCGGCCGCACCGGCGTCGACGGCGCGGCGTCCGTCGTCGACAACGGCACGTGCGGCACGTTCCACCGCCGGCCAGCCCGCCAGGACCACCGCCGGATCGAGGTTGCCCTGTAACGCCGTGCCGGGCACCACCCGGGCGGCGGCGTCGGTCAGCGGGGTCCGCCAGTCCACGCCGACGACG
Above is a window of Mycobacterium tuberculosis H37Rv DNA encoding:
- the hemY gene encoding protoporphyrinogen oxidase (protoporphyrinogen-IX oxidase (protoporphyrinogenase) (PPO)); protein product: MTPRSYCVVGGGISGLTSAYRLRQAVGDDATITLFEPADRLGGVLRTEHIGGQPMDLGAEAFVLRRPEMPALLAELGLSDRQLASTGARPLIYSQQRLHPLPPQTVVGIPSSAGSMAGLVDDATLARIDAEAARPFTWQVGSDPAVADLVADRFGDQVVARSVDPLLSGVYAGSAATIGLRAAAPSVAAALDRGATSVTDAVRQALPPGSGGPVFGALDGGYQVLLDGLVRRSRVHWVRARVVQLERGWVLRDETGGRWQADAVILAVPAPRLARLVDGIAPRTHAAARQIVSASSAVVALAVPGGTAFPHCSGVLVAGDESPHAKAITLSSRKWGQRGDVALLRLSFGRFGDEPALTASDDQLLAWAADDLVTVFGVAVDPVDVRVRRWIEAMPQYGPGHADVVAELRAGLPPTLAVAGSYLDGIGVPACVGAAGRAVTSVIEALDAQVAR
- the aftC gene encoding alpha-(1->3)-arabinofuranosyltransferase, translating into MYGALVTAADSIRTGLGASLLAGFRPRTGAPSTATILRSALWPAAVLSVLHRSIVLTTNGNITDDFKPVYRAVLNFRRGWDIYNEHFDYVDPHYLYPPGGTLLMAPFGYLPFAPSRYLFISINTAAILVAAYLLLRMFNFTLTSVAAPALILAMFATETVTNTLVFTNINGCILLLEVLFLRWLLDGRASRQWCGGLAIGLTLVLKPLLGPLLLLPLLNRQWRALVAAVVVPVVVNVAALPLVSDPMSFFTRTLPYILGTRDYFNSSILGNGVYFGLPTWLILFLRILFTAITFGALWLLYRYYRTGDPLFWFTTSSGVLLLWSWLVMSLAQGYYSMMLFPFLMTVVLPNSVIRNWPAWLGVYGFMTLDRWLLFNWMRWGRALEYLKITYGWSLLLIVTFTVLYFRYLDAKADNRLDGGIDPAWLTPEREGQR
- the msrB gene encoding peptide methionine sulfoxide reductase MsrB (protein-methionine-R-oxide reductase (peptide met(O) reductase)) is translated as MTRPKLELSDDEWRQKLTPQEFHVLRRAGTERPFTGEYTDTTTAGIYQCRACGAELFRSTEKFESHCGWPSFFDPKSSDAVTLRPDHSLGMTRTEVLCANCDSHLGHVFAGEGYPTPTDKRYCINSISLRLVPGSV